Below is a window of Mycolicibacterium rhodesiae NBB3 DNA.
GCCGAGGGCGACGGCAACCGGTTCATCGTGATCGCGGTGGAAACCTCCGAGCCCGTTCCGGTCAACCGGCCCGAAGGCAAATGCAAGCGGGTGGGTTTCGCGGGTGGCGGCGTGCGCGGCCTCGTCGAAATCGTGGACGTGCCGGCGATCGAGGACGCCGAGACGATGGGTACTCACCGAGTACTGCAGACGATCGTCAACGGCAAGCCGAGCACCGGGGAGATCTACAACTACATTGCGAGCTTTTCGACGTTTCTGGTGATCGTGACCGCCAACCCCCTGGTGCTGCCCAACACGCCTGTCAAACCCGTCGACACGCAGCGCGCCCGCGACCTCCTCACTGCCGCCGTCGCCGCGGTTAGGGGCTAACGGACGTCGTGCGGCCGGAACTGGATACTGATTCGCGGGCCGGTCGGGCGCGTCGTCTTCGGTATCGAGTGCTCCCATGTGCGTTGGCACGACCCGCCCATCACCAGTAGGTCGCCGTGGCGGTGCGCCATCCGAAGTGTCCGATGTCGCCGGCCTTCCGGCTCCGGTGTTCGATGTCGCCGGCCTTCCGGCTCCGGTGACTTTCCGCCGCCTCGCGGCCGCAACGCGAAAACCCTTGTGGCGCCGAGGCCGATGATGGCCACCATGGTGTCCTCGGTGCTGCTGCGGCCGATGTTGTCACCGTGCCAGGCCACGCTGTCGTCGCCGTCGCGGTACAGACACAGCCCCGCGGTGGTGAACGGTTCGCCGAGCTCACCCGCGTAGGTGTCGTTGAGGCGACGACGAATCTGCTTCAACCGTGGATGCGGCGGCGGTTCGTCGACCAGATCGTGAAAGCTGACCAGCCGCGGCACGTCGAGCACGCGGTCGTACATCTGCCTTCGTTCGGCGCGCCACGGGATGTCGTCTCGCAGTTCCTCGAACAACGAGTCGGCGTCGTCCAGCCATCCGGACCGGTAGTCGATCCACGCGCCGTTGGCCAGATGGCGCCGTTCCTCGTGCTCGAACAGCGAGCTCTGCAGAGCCAGCTCCATGCCGACGATACTATCGCACAGGCGTTCGAATGGTCTCCAGGCGTACCGCGCCGGGTCCTTCGGAGGCCAGGACGTCGCCGGGGTTGGAAAGCGTGCAGGTTTTCAGGCTCAGGCAGCCGCATCCGATGCAGCCGGTGAGATTGTCGCGCAGTCGCTGCAGGTGCAGGATGCGGTCGTCGAGGTCCTGGCGCCAGCCGGCGGAGAGCCGCGCCCAGTCCTTGCTCGTGGGCACGCGATCGGTGGGCAGGGTGGCCAGTGCCTCGCGGATGCGTGCGAGCGGAATACCGAGCCGCTGGCTCATCCGGATGAATGCGACGCGCCGCAGGGTCTCGCGGGCGTAGCGACGTTGATTGCCTCCGGTGCGCTTGCTGCTGATCAGCCCTTCGCGTTCGTAGAAGTGCAGCGCCGACACGGCGACGCCGCTGCGCACCGACATATCTGCGGGTGTGAGTTCGTGAACCAACTCCATGACCTCAACAATAGTTGAGGTCGCCATCGGGGGTCCGCGCGTTACGGTGCTAGGTGTGGCGTTGGGCTGTGATTCCGAGGTGGGCAGGTTGCGCGCCGTCATCCTGCACAGGCCCGGCGCCGAACTGCAGCGGTTGACACCGCGCAACAATGACGTGCTGCTGTTCGACGGTCTGCCGTGGGTCGCCAAGGCGCAGCGCGAGCACGACGCGTTCGCAGCGCTGCTCTCCGCACGTGGTGTCGAGGTGCTGCTGCTGGCCGATCTGCTGAGCGAGGCGCTGGCCCACAGCGGCGCGGCGCGGATGCACGGTATATCGGCTGCCGTCGATCCGCGACGCCTGGGACTGCCTCTGGCGCAGGAGCTTTCGGCGTATCTGCGCTCGCTGGACGCATCGCAGCTGGCTTCGGTGCTAATGGCAGGGATGACGTTCAACGAGTTACCGTTCACCGGCGGCGAGTTGTCGTTGGTGCGGCGGATGCACCACGGTGGGGATTTCGTCATCGACCCGCTGCCGAATCTGCTGTTCACCCGCGACTCGTCGTTCTGGATCGCTTCGCGGGTCGCGATCACGTCGCTGGCTCTGCCGGCGCGCGCTCGCGAGACGTCACTGACCGACGTGATCTATGCGCATCACCCGCGATTCCGCGGCGTGCGACGGGCGTACGAGTCGCGGTCGGCGCCCGTCGAAGGCGGGGACGTGCTGCTGCTGGCGCCGGGCGTCGTCGCGGTGGGGGTGGGGGAGCGGACGACACCCGCGGGTGCGGAGGCGTTGGCGCGCAGCCTGTTCGACGACGGGTTGGCCCACACCGTCCTGGCGGTGCCGATCGCGCAGGAGCGGGCGCAGATGCACCTCGACACCGTGTGCACGATGGTCGATGTCGACGCGGTGGTGATGTACCCGAACGTCGTCGAGACGCTCTCGGCGTTCACGATTCACCGCGATGGCTCCGGCGGTGTGCGCATCGACGACGAGCGACCGTTCCTGATCGCCGCGGCCGAGGCGATGGGTATCTCGAAGCTGCGGGTGATCGCCACGGGACTCGACCCCGTCACCGCGGAGCGGGAGCAATGGGACGACGGCAACAACACACTCGCGGTCGCGCCCGGAGTCGTGGTCGCCTACGAGCGAAACGCCGAAACCAATGCTCGGCTGGCGGATTCGGGCATCGAGGTGCTGCCCATCGAGGCGTCGGAGCTCGGCACAGGGCGCGGCGGACCCCGCTGCATGTCGTGCCCCGCGGCGCGCGATCCCCTCTAGATTTGCATCCACGCCGCGAAATCCGGGTTTTGCAGAGAAAGTGTGAGTAGCGGTCTACAAAAGTCCGCTTTCGGCGCGAAGGGGACTAGCGCCAGGACGGCAACCAGATTTGCATGTTCCAGGTCGCCTGCGAAATCGGGATGCCGGTCAGAATCGGATACATCCACGCGAAGTTCGTGAGCACAAGTGCGACATAGCAACTCACCACGATCATCCCGAGCGTTCTTCGCTCCGGGCTCTGATCGGGTTTGTGCAGAATGTCGCCGAGGATCATCGCGATCATCAGCACCAGGAACGGCGCCATCGTCGCCGCATAGAAGAAATACATCTGCCGGTCGATGTCGGCGAACCATGGCAAAAAGCCCGCGCTGTAGCCCACCAGAATCGCTGCGTAGCGCCAATCGCGCTTGACGAACGCCCGCCACACCGCCCACGCCAGCACCGGCACCGCGATGAACCACATCGCAGGCGTGCCGACGAGCATCACCGCCTTGATGCACGATTGCGCCCCGCAACCCGGGACATTCTCGTTGTCGATCGCATAGAGCACCGGCCGCAACGACATCGGCCACGTCCACGGCTTTGACTCCCACGGGTGATGGTTACCGTCGGCGTTGGTCAGGCCGGAATGGAACTTGTAGGCCGCATATGTGTAGTGCCACAGCGAGCGCAGCGCGTCGGGCACCGGCAGAACGCTGTCCTCGCCGATCGACCTGCCGACCTCATAACGGTTCACCCCGGTCTCCGAGGCGAACCACGGGGTGTAGGACGCCAGGTAGACGCCGAACGGGATCAGCACGAGCGCATACAGCGACGGGCCCAGATCGCGCCGGAACGTTCCCAGCCACGGCCGCGGGACCCGGTACTGCCTGCGCGCGGCGATGTCGAACGCCACCGTCATCACGCCGTAGAACGCGACGAAGTACAGCCCGGACCACTTTGTCGCGCACGCCAATCCCAGCAGCACCCCGGCACCGAACCGCCACCACCGCACGCCCAGCCGCGGTCCCCACGGGGTCTCGCTGATGCGGCCCTCGAGCAGCGCGACATGCATCCGCTCACGCACCTGGTCGCGGTCGACGATCAGACAGCCGAACGCCGCCACCACGAAGATCACCAGGAATCCGTCGAGCAGCGCGGTGCGCGCGGCGACGAAGCTGACCCCGTCGGCGATCAGCAGCAGTCCCGCGATCCCACCGACGACGGTCGACCGGCTGATCCGCCGCGCGATCCGCACAACGAGTAAGACGGTGATGACACCGCAAACGGCGCCGGCGAAGCGCCAGCCCAGACCGTTGTAGCCGAACAGCGCCTCGCCCATCGCGATCAACTGCTTGCCGACCGGCGGATGGACCACCAACCCGTAGCCGGGGTTGTCCTCGATACCGTGGTTGTGCAACACCTGCCACGCCTGCGGTGCGTAATGCTTCTCGTCGAAGATCGGCGTGCCCGCATCGGTCGGCGATCCGAGATTCAGGAAACGCGTCACCGCTGCCAGTGCGGTGACCACGGCGGTCATCGCCCAGCCCTGCAGACGGTCCACCGGTCCGAAGTCGGCGAGAGGCACCAGAGGAGCCGGGCTGATGACGGGGACCGCGCGCGAGGCTTCGGCTGCGGGGGCGGTCACGCAAGCGATCGTAGGCTGTCCGCTGTGAGCTCTGGCCGACTGCTTATCGGCGCGACGCCCCTGGGTCAGCCCTCGGATGCGTCAGCGCGGCTGGTCGAGGCCCTGGCCAGCGCCGACGTGATCGCCGCGGAGGACACCCGGCGGATTCGGACCTTGGCCCAGGCGCTCGACGTCAAACCCGCGGGCAAGGTGGTCAGCCTCTATGACCAGAACGAGGCGACGCGGGTCCCCGGCCTGGTCGCCGAGATCGCGGCCGGGGCGACCGTGCTGCTGGTCAGCGACGCCGGAATGCCGTTGATCAACGATCCCGGCTACCGGTTGGTGGCGGCGTGCATCGACAGTGGGCTCGCGATCAGCTGCTTGCCCGGTCCGTCGGCGGTGACGACGGCACTGGCGGTGTCGGGCCTGCCGTCGGACAGGTTTTGTTTCGAGGGCTTCGCGCCGCGCAAGCATTCGGCACGCATGACGTGGCTCGTGGCGCTGGCGTCCGAGCAACGCACGTGCGTGTTCTTCGAATCACCGCGTCGGCTGCCGGACACCCTGCGCGACGCCGTCGACGCGCTGGGTCCCGATCGGGAGGCCGTGGTGTGCAGAGAGCTGACGAAGACGCACGAGGAGATCGTCCGCGGCTCGCTGGGCGAGCTCTCCGACTGGGCGAGGAACGGGGTGCTCGGTGAGATCACCGTCGTCCTGGCCGGAGTGACGCCGAAAGCCGACGTGCAGACGCTGGTGGGACAGGTCGGCGCGCTGGTCGAGGGCGGCATGCGGGTCAAGGATGCCTGCGCGCAGGTCATCGCGATGAACCCGGGCTCGCCGTCGAGGCGCGAACTCTACGACGCGGTGCTGCGTTCGCGGGAGGGATCCTGACCTGCGATCTGACGTTTGCTGGGCACGCCAGGGATGTCGGCTGCGGGCCTCGCCGGCTTTCGCCACCCGATCCGCAGCCGCGGGGCTGACCAGGCTCGACGCAGCAGGACGCCGCCCGTCGAAGATTTCCCTCGAAGAACTTGCCAAATGATTTGCGAGAGTGACGGGCGTCACATACACTCACCACCGACGACATCGCGATACTCGCGAGAAGTCCAGACTTCACTCCGTTTGCCGCCGCGCAGGCATGTCCGCGCGGCGGCAAACGCCTTTTCACGGGTATGAACGGAGGCTGCGGCTGAGCTCGTGGGCAGCGATGCGACGTTGCCCACCTCTGTGTCGGCTCACGATGGCGCCTATGTCGTGGGTTGCTGCGGGGCACGAGAACCGCGTGGGTCGCCCTAGGAAATCGGGATCGGCAGTGTGCGGGGATTCGGCGCTGCGATCGCGGGATCGATGAACGGTGCCGCTTTGTGCAGACACTCCTGCCATTCGTCGTCCGGATCGGAATCGGCGGTGATGCCGCCGCCGACGCCGAGGATCGCGCCACCTGTGGCGTCGAACTCCACCGTGCGGATCGCCACGTTCAACTCGCAGCCCGCCATTGGCGACGCCAAACCGACTGTGCCGCAATAAACTCCCCGGCGATGCGGCTCCCAGGTGCTCAACAGCTGCCGTGCCCTGCCCTTTGGGGTGCCGGTCACCGAGGCCGGCGGGAATGTCGCGTCGAGTACGTCGGCCATCGGCACGTCGGCGCCGACGCGTGCCGTCACCGTCGAGACCAGATGCCACACCCCGGGCGCCGGACGTACAGCCAACAGTTCGGACACCGCGACGCTGCCGGTCACGGCGACGCGGCCCAAGTCGTTGCGGACAAGGTCGACGATCATGATGTTCTCGGCGACGTCTTTCACCGATGCCCGCAGCGTCGCGGGGTCGGCGTGCCGCGGCAGCGTGCCCTTGATCGGACTCGACGCGACGGCCTCGCCTCGTCGGCGCAGAAACAGTTCGGGAGACAGCGACGCGACCGCGCCCCAATCGCCTGCGACGTAGGCCGCCCGCGCGGGCGAGGTGCGCCTCACGGCATCGACGAAGAAATCGATTGCGGCCGTGCCGAATGTCCCCGCCGGGGCGGCTCCGGCGTCGATCCGGCCGGCGATCTGTGTGCACACACACGCCTGGTACACCTCGCCCGCCGCGATCGCCTCGAGGCAGTCCACGACCCCGCGACGGTGTGCGCCGCTGTCGGCTTCGCCCCACGCGATGTTGCTCATCCGGGGATGCGCGGTTTTGCGCAGCGCCTCGGAGACCCATCTGGAAAGCGCTGCACCGGAAAGGCTTTCGTACCACCACTGTCCGTCGCGGTCCTGTCGCAACACGCAGTCCGACCAACCGCCTGCCGCTTCGGGAACGCGCGGGCCGCGTCCGTCGGCGCCCGCGTCGGGGTAGGACAGGTATCCAAACCAGCCGCCGCCGACCGCTTCACCGGCCGCACCGGGGGACACGTCGAACACCTCGGTGGCCTCGACGGGCGTCACCGCCACCGAGGGCGCAATGACCGCGCCCGAGCCGAACCACTCGCCGATCAGCGCGGCGGGCGGCGGTAGTCCGCGACGTTGCGCCGCGTCGGCGAGCGCGTGCAGTACCGCCGGGGGACTTCCCAGCGCGCCGAGTCGCTCGATCCGCACACCTCAAGCGTGTCAGAGAGCTAGCGGCTGATCTCTCGCGGGATGTCGACTGCGGTCAGTTTGTCCGGGTTGCGCATGGCGTAGAAGTGGCTGATCTTTCCCTCGGTGACCTCGACGGTGATGATGCCCTCGAAGCTGTCGCCGAGATACAGCTTCAGCGCCGGGGCGTTGTTGTACATCGCGGGCTCCACCCGGCCCGACTCCCCGGCCACGCGCACCAATCCGATGATCACCCGCGCGACCTTGTCCGCACCGAGTATCGGCCGCCGCGCGGCGCTGCGCTTGCCGTCGCTGTCGGCGGTCCACACGACGTCTTCGGACAGCATCTCGATGAGCCCGTCGAGGTCACCGGTCGACGCCGCTGCGAAGAAGCGCGCCGTGAGTTCCATGGACAGCTTGGGGTCGACGGGTTCGAAGCGCTTGCGTCGCGACTGGACATGTTCGCGGGCGCGGTGAGCCATCTGGCGGACCGCGGCCGAGGACTTGCCGACCGTTGCGGCGATCTCGTCGTGACTGAAGCCGAACACCTCGCGCAGCACGAACACGGCTCGTTCGTCCGGACTCAACGTCTCGAGCACGACGAGCATCGCCATCGAAACCGATTCGGCCAGGATCACGTCGGACGACGCGTCTGTGCTGTTGCTGGTCTCCAAGAGCAGCGGTTCCGGGAGCCACGGGCCGACGTAGTCCTCACGCCTGCGGGACTGCGCCCGCAGCGCGTTGAGGGACTGGCGCGTGACCAACTGGGCGAGGTAGGCCTTGGTGTCCTGCACCGTCGACAGGTCCACCTCGGCCCAGCGCAGGTAGCTCTCCTGCAACACGTCGTCGGATTCGGTGCCGCTGCCCAGGATCTCGTAGGCGATCGTGAACAGCAGCGGCCGCAGGGCCGTGAATCGTTCGGCGCGCTCGTCGATCATGGGCGCACCGGTTGCGACGCGGCAGCGACCTTCTGCTGACGCTTACCGCCCTTGAGCCAGAAGTAGCTTCCCGGCTTGCGTGCCTCACGCTGCAGGAAGGAGACCGTGCCCTTGCAGACCGCCTCCTTGATCGTGGCCGCGGCGCGGCCGCCGATGTGCAGCGGCATCACGGTGTCGTCGAGATGCGCGAGCTGCACGAGGCCGCCGTCGCGGCCGAGGCTGATGCACTGGCCGGTGAAGGCCTGGTTCAGCGGCTTGGGCTCGGTGCCCGCGATGCGACTGAGCACCGTGTTGGCGGCCTGCGCGCCCAGCGGGATCGCGGCCTGGCAGCTCATGCGCAGCGGCAGGTTCGACGGGGCAGACGCATCGCCTGCCGCGACGATCCGGGGATCGTCGACGCTGGTGAGGGTCTCGTCGGTGAGCAGACGCCCGGCGGCGTCGGTGCTCAGCCCGCTGCGCGCCGCCACGTCGGGCACCCCGAAGCCCGCGGTCCAGACCGTCACCGTGCTGGCGATCGTGCGGCCGTCGGCCAGGATCACGCAGTCGGGGCGCACCTCGGTGGCGGTGGAGCCGGGGCCGTCGATGATGGTGACGCCGAGTCGGTTCAGCCTTTTGGCGGCCGAGCGGCGGCCGCGGGCGTGGAGATACGGCCCCAGGACTCCGCCGCAGACCAGGGTGACGCGACGGCCTTCCTCGGCGAACTCGGCGGCGACCTCGAGGCCGGTGGGCCCCGCCCCGATCACCGTCATCGGCGCATCGGTGCCTGCCGCCTGAAAGGCCGCCTTCAGCTGTTGGGCGTGCTCGAGTTCCGAGATGGGGTAGGCGAATTCGGCAGCTCCGGGCACGACTGGCGCAGCGCCGTGGCTGCCGATGGCGTAGATCAGGTAGTCGTAGGTCAGCTCACCGCCGCTCGCGAGTTCGATGCTGCGCCGCGGCGCATCGATGCGGGCCACCGAATCGACGATCAGCTGGATTCCTGCGCCGAGGATCTCCGAGTAGTCGACCACCGCGTCATCGGTGCCGGTCACCAACTGGTGCAACCGGATCCGCTCGACGAACTTCGGGCGCGGGTTGATCAGCGTGACGTCGACGTTCTCGTTGAGCCGCAGATGGTTGGCGGCCAGCACGCCGGCGTATCCGCCGCCGATCACGATCACGCGGGTCTTCTGTGCGGTCATTTCGGTCTCCTCAGGTCATCCTGCTCACCGTTGAGCTGGTCTGCCCTCGAGACACCGCGCACACCCGGAGTGTGACAGCTTTGCCCGCGATGTGTCGCACATCACTAACGGCTGATCGTCCGCGGGATCGTGATGCCTGCGAGCTTGTCGGGGTTGCGCATCGCGTAGAGGTTGGTGATCTTGTCATCGATCACCTCGAACACGAAGACACCCTCGAGGTGCTCGCCGGTGTAAACGACCACTGCGGGGGCGCTGTTGTAGACCGCTGTCTCGAACCTGATCTCCTGCATCTCTCTGGCCACCCGGAACAGCTGCGCCATGATGGCGGCGACTCGTCGTGCGCCGACGACGGGCCTGCGGATCGCGGTCGCCTTGCCGCCGTGATCCGCGGTCCATGTGGCTCCCGGCGCCAACAGCGCCATCAGTTCGGTCATGTCGCCGGTGGACGCGGCGGTCAGGAACTGCTCGGTGATGTGACGAGTTCGTTCGGCGTCGACGGGTCCGAACCGGTTGCGCCGGGCGTGCACGTGTTCGCGCGCCCGGTGCGCCATCTGGCGCACCGTCGCCACGGGTTTGCCGACGGCCCCGCTGATTTCGCCGTAGGCAAAACCGAACACCTCACGCAGGACGAAGACCGCACGCTCGTCGGGGGTGAGCGTTTCGAGCAGGACTAGCATCGCCATCGAAACAGACTCGGCGAGAACGATATCGGCCGAGGCGTCGCGGTCGTCGAGGAGCAGCGGTTCGGGCAGCCACGGTCCGATGTAGTCCTCGCGGCGACGCACACCCTCGCGAAGAGTGTTGAGCGCCTGCCGCGTGACCAGTTGTGCGAGATACGACTTGGTGTCGCGCACCGTCGCCAGGTCCACGTCCGCCCACCGCAGATAACTGTCCTGGAGCACGTCGTCGGATTCGGTTGCCGAACCGAGGATTTCGTAGGCGATCGTGAACAGCAGCGGTCGCAGATGGGTGAACCGCTCGGCATGGTCTCCGCTGGCGGAGCCGGCAATCGGACTCTGGCCGGCCGAGCCGGAAATCGGACTCTGGCCGGCCGAGCCGGCAATCGGGCCCTGAGCGGTCACGTGAGCACCTTCGGAAACACCGGTTGCTCGGGACGTGGTCCGCCCTTGAGCCAGAACGCCGCGGACGGCTTGCGGGCGCCTCTGCGCAGCGCCCATAGCGTGCCCTTGCAGATCCCCTCCTTGACCTTGGCGACGAAGCGGCCGCTGAAGTACACATCCACCGGCGAGTCGTCCTTGCGGGCAACCTGCAGGATGCCGGACTTGCGACCAAGGCTGATGCAGACGCCGCCGAAGCCGTACTCGAAGTTCGCGGGCGCGGCGCCTGCGATGCGACTCAGCACCGTATTCGCGGCCTGAGGGCCGAGCTGTGACGCCGACGCGCAGCACATCCGTAGTGGCTCGCCCGAGGGCGATGCGCAGTCCCCGGCGGCGACGATCCGTTCGTCGTCGACGCTCGTCAGCGTTTCGTCCGTCAACAGCCGACCCATGTCGTCGGTGCGCAGACCGCTGCTGGCCGCGAGGTCGGGCACGCCGAAGCCTGCCGTCCATACGGTCACCGCGCTGGGGCGCACGGCGCCGTCGGCAAAGACCACCGCGTCGCGCCGAACTTCGGTCACCACGTCGGTCTCGAGCACCTTTACGCCGAGCTTGCGCATCACCTTGGCGACCGAACGACGTCCGGATGCCGACAGGTACGGGCCGAGTTGTCCGCCGCATACCAGGGTGACGTTGCGGCCCTGCTCGGCGAGTTCGGTGGCGGTCTCGATCCCGGTGAGCCCGGCGCCGACGACAGTCACCGGCGCGGCGGGGTGGAGGGTGTCGAGTAAGTCATGCAGTCGCTGCGCCTGCTCGAGTTCCGCTAGTGGATGAGCGAATTCGGCCGCGCCGGGTACCGACGCGGGAACGGCGCCCGTGCTGCCGACCGCGTAGACGACGTAGTCGTAGGCGAGCGCCGCGCCGGACACCAACTCAACGGTGCGGTTGGCGAAGTCGATGCGGGTCGCGGTGTCGACGACGAGCGCGACGCCGTCCCCGAGCAGGCTGCCGTAGTCGACGGTCGCGTCGTAGTTGCCGGCCACATGCTGATGCAGCCGGATCCGCTCGACGAACGTCGGCCGCGGGTTGACCATCGTGATGTCGATGTCGCCGCGCATCCGCAGATGGTTGGCCGCGAGTGTTCCTGAGTAGCCGCCGCCGATGACGACGACCTTGGGTGCGTGGTTTCCAGTCATGCCCTCAAGACACCGCCCGCGGCTCGATCGTGACAAAAAGTGACGTGGGTCACTCGCGGCGCGAACTCACTCCACTTGATAGCGGGGGAACACGCCGACCGGCGGCGGCAGCGCGGTGCCGGGTGCGATCCGGGTGCCGATCGCCGCGAAGGTCCGCTGATCCTGCGGTACACCGAGCAGATCGAGCAGCGTGGCCGTCGAGTCGGGCATCACCGGCTGGCTCAGCACTGTGGCGATGCGCACCGTCTCCAGCGTCGTGTACAGCACGGTGCGAAACCGTGCCTCGTCGGACTTGCGCAGCACCCAGGGCTCCTGTGCGGAGAAGTACTTGTTCGCCGCGCCGAGCACCGACCAGATCGCCTCCAGCGCCAGATGCATGGCGGTGGCATCGAAATGCGCGCGCACCCGCTCGAGCAATCCATCGGCGGCGCCCAACAGCTGCTGATCGTCGGCGGCGAATTCGCCTGGCTCAGGGACGATTCCGTCGAGGTTCTTGGCCACCATCGACAGTGACCGTTGCGCGAGGTTGCCCAGCTCGTTGGCGAGGTCGGCGTTGATGCGGCCGATGATCGCGTCCTCGCTGTAACTGCCGTCCTGGCCGAACGGCACCTCCCGCAGGAAGAAGTAGCGCACCTGGTCGACCCCGAAAGCATCGACCAACGCATTCGGATCGACGACATTGCCGACCGACTTACTCATCTTCTCACCGCGGTTGAGAACAAACCCGTGCACGAACACCTTGCGCGGCAGCTCGATTCCCGCCGACATCAGAAACGCCGGCCAGTAGACCGTATGGAACCGGATGATGTCCTTGCCGATCATGTGCAGGTCGGCGGGCCAGAATCGCTGGAACGTCTCCGACGAGGTGTCGGGAAATCCGACGCCGGTCAGATAGTTCGTCAGCGCATCGACCCACACGTACATCACGTGATCGGGGTGGTCGGGCACCGGCACGCCCCAGTCGAACGTCGTGCGGGATATCGACAGATCGCGCAGCCCGCCCGAGACGAAGCTGACCACCTCGTTGCGCCGCACACCGGGTTCGATGAACTCCGGATGCGCTTGGTAGTGCGCCAGCAGCTTGTCGGTGTAGGCCGACAGCCGGAAGAAGTACGTCTGCTCCTCGGTCCACGTCACCGGCGCACCGGTCTCGGTGGCGATCCGGACACCGTCGGCGTTGAGACTGGTTTCGCCCTCGGTGACGAAGCCTTCGTCGCGCACCGAGTACCAGCCGGAGTAGGTGTCGAGGTAGATGTCGCCGGCCTCGTTCATCCGCTTCCAGATCTCGATCGACGCCGCATAGTGGTCGGCATCCGAGGTCCGGATGAACCGGTCGAACGAGATGTTCAGCTTCTCCTGCATCCGCTCGAAGACATCCGAATTGCGCCGCGCAAGCTCCGCGGTCGGGATGCCGAGGGCGGCGGCCGTCTCCGCCATCTTCTGGCCGTGTACGTCGGTGCCGGTCAGGTAGCGCACGTCGAAGCCGTCCAGTCGCTTGAACCGCGCTATCGAATCGGTCGCGACGTACTCGTAGGCGTGGCCGATGTGCGGATCGCCGTTCGGATAAGCGATGGCCGTAGTGATGTAGTAAGGGTCCCGGGGGCTGAGCGTCTTTGCGCCGTGGGAAGAAATGCTGCTCATTTGGGGGTCAGCTTATTGTGTTGCGGTGAGTCGTAACCGCCCAGCACCGCCGGCCCCGGAACCGCTCGCACCTCTCATCGACGCGCACACCCATCTCGACGCCTGCGGTGCCGGCGACGCCGACAGCATCCGCACGATCGTCGACCGGGCCGAAGCCGTCGGTGTTCGGGCCGTCGTGACCATCGCCGACGACCTGGAGTCCGCGCGCTGGGTCACCGACG
It encodes the following:
- the soxR gene encoding redox-sensitive transcriptional activator SoxR, whose product is MELVHELTPADMSVRSGVAVSALHFYEREGLISSKRTGGNQRRYARETLRRVAFIRMSQRLGIPLARIREALATLPTDRVPTSKDWARLSAGWRQDLDDRILHLQRLRDNLTGCIGCGCLSLKTCTLSNPGDVLASEGPGAVRLETIRTPVR
- a CDS encoding DUF5642 family protein; this encodes MSKSAQLGSLFTLVCVAVLTACGTPESADVSNADIARVKDVRSSFGPQFKVTDVGQTGIDPRLLGSPALPNGIKFDPADCGSFATAQVLPTGVKGNMAATIAEGDGNRFIVIAVETSEPVPVNRPEGKCKRVGFAGGGVRGLVEIVDVPAIEDAETMGTHRVLQTIVNGKPSTGEIYNYIASFSTFLVIVTANPLVLPNTPVKPVDTQRARDLLTAAVAAVRG
- a CDS encoding alpha-ketoglutarate-dependent dioxygenase AlkB, with the translated sequence MELALQSSLFEHEERRHLANGAWIDYRSGWLDDADSLFEELRDDIPWRAERRQMYDRVLDVPRLVSFHDLVDEPPPHPRLKQIRRRLNDTYAGELGEPFTTAGLCLYRDGDDSVAWHGDNIGRSSTEDTMVAIIGLGATRVFALRPRGGGKSPEPEGRRHRTPEPEGRRHRTLRMAHRHGDLLVMGGSCQRTWEHSIPKTTRPTGPRISIQFRPHDVR
- the rsmI gene encoding 16S rRNA (cytidine(1402)-2'-O)-methyltransferase translates to MSSGRLLIGATPLGQPSDASARLVEALASADVIAAEDTRRIRTLAQALDVKPAGKVVSLYDQNEATRVPGLVAEIAAGATVLLVSDAGMPLINDPGYRLVAACIDSGLAISCLPGPSAVTTALAVSGLPSDRFCFEGFAPRKHSARMTWLVALASEQRTCVFFESPRRLPDTLRDAVDALGPDREAVVCRELTKTHEEIVRGSLGELSDWARNGVLGEITVVLAGVTPKADVQTLVGQVGALVEGGMRVKDACAQVIAMNPGSPSRRELYDAVLRSREGS
- the arcA gene encoding arginine deiminase translates to MALGCDSEVGRLRAVILHRPGAELQRLTPRNNDVLLFDGLPWVAKAQREHDAFAALLSARGVEVLLLADLLSEALAHSGAARMHGISAAVDPRRLGLPLAQELSAYLRSLDASQLASVLMAGMTFNELPFTGGELSLVRRMHHGGDFVIDPLPNLLFTRDSSFWIASRVAITSLALPARARETSLTDVIYAHHPRFRGVRRAYESRSAPVEGGDVLLLAPGVVAVGVGERTTPAGAEALARSLFDDGLAHTVLAVPIAQERAQMHLDTVCTMVDVDAVVMYPNVVETLSAFTIHRDGSGGVRIDDERPFLIAAAEAMGISKLRVIATGLDPVTAEREQWDDGNNTLAVAPGVVVAYERNAETNARLADSGIEVLPIEASELGTGRGGPRCMSCPAARDPL
- a CDS encoding dolichyl-phosphate-mannose--protein mannosyltransferase, translating into MTAPAAEASRAVPVISPAPLVPLADFGPVDRLQGWAMTAVVTALAAVTRFLNLGSPTDAGTPIFDEKHYAPQAWQVLHNHGIEDNPGYGLVVHPPVGKQLIAMGEALFGYNGLGWRFAGAVCGVITVLLVVRIARRISRSTVVGGIAGLLLIADGVSFVAARTALLDGFLVIFVVAAFGCLIVDRDQVRERMHVALLEGRISETPWGPRLGVRWWRFGAGVLLGLACATKWSGLYFVAFYGVMTVAFDIAARRQYRVPRPWLGTFRRDLGPSLYALVLIPFGVYLASYTPWFASETGVNRYEVGRSIGEDSVLPVPDALRSLWHYTYAAYKFHSGLTNADGNHHPWESKPWTWPMSLRPVLYAIDNENVPGCGAQSCIKAVMLVGTPAMWFIAVPVLAWAVWRAFVKRDWRYAAILVGYSAGFLPWFADIDRQMYFFYAATMAPFLVLMIAMILGDILHKPDQSPERRTLGMIVVSCYVALVLTNFAWMYPILTGIPISQATWNMQIWLPSWR
- a CDS encoding aminodeoxychorismate synthase component I, producing MRIERLGALGSPPAVLHALADAAQRRGLPPPAALIGEWFGSGAVIAPSVAVTPVEATEVFDVSPGAAGEAVGGGWFGYLSYPDAGADGRGPRVPEAAGGWSDCVLRQDRDGQWWYESLSGAALSRWVSEALRKTAHPRMSNIAWGEADSGAHRRGVVDCLEAIAAGEVYQACVCTQIAGRIDAGAAPAGTFGTAAIDFFVDAVRRTSPARAAYVAGDWGAVASLSPELFLRRRGEAVASSPIKGTLPRHADPATLRASVKDVAENIMIVDLVRNDLGRVAVTGSVAVSELLAVRPAPGVWHLVSTVTARVGADVPMADVLDATFPPASVTGTPKGRARQLLSTWEPHRRGVYCGTVGLASPMAGCELNVAIRTVEFDATGGAILGVGGGITADSDPDDEWQECLHKAAPFIDPAIAAPNPRTLPIPIS